In the genome of Halapricum salinum, one region contains:
- a CDS encoding restriction endonuclease yields the protein MAQLLDDLSGFEFEDLMEDVFRNLGYQNVRQASKTADEGRDIIMEEHVDGQTRAVVVECKHTTRVGRPVIQKLHSAVSTFDYDGPRRGIVVTTGTFTNPATEYAADLQRGGDDGSIELLDGTDLREIGEEIGLDLYNGRIEVICEETLRPTHPTGPRDKPALEAFREIDNLDPQQIGDTHCEAVFKPTLEVSAAVDATFETSVGVIHDIDTTADISIAGDRGRPTTLSSSVDRLVRNNRAQAVDMDAEAFEQRFDRVDVEHFDRTETEYKDWVVDELRDRYTNTVHYTGDNNVDYEKICEPKQSDISVQSIDPVYVPKVSIEAQLGEYRYPYECYVAGPSHTTIEDGIRECVQCETSDQGETYTFCENCGSINCESHTKTERVEQEPICTGCAVTERFALKRKYFYDERNREQFRREYEQMAAHEKAMENPPLVAGSAVAVVLVLLFVLMQVGLV from the coding sequence ATGGCGCAACTGCTGGACGACCTCTCGGGCTTCGAATTCGAGGATCTGATGGAGGACGTCTTTCGGAATCTCGGCTATCAAAACGTCCGCCAGGCCTCGAAGACGGCCGACGAAGGCCGGGACATCATCATGGAAGAGCACGTCGACGGGCAGACGCGCGCGGTCGTCGTCGAGTGTAAACACACCACGCGGGTCGGCCGGCCAGTGATCCAGAAACTCCACTCGGCCGTGTCGACGTTCGACTACGACGGGCCGCGCCGCGGCATCGTCGTGACCACTGGCACGTTCACCAATCCGGCCACAGAATACGCCGCAGACCTCCAGCGTGGCGGTGACGACGGGAGTATCGAACTGCTCGACGGGACGGACCTGCGGGAGATCGGCGAGGAGATCGGACTCGACCTCTACAACGGCCGGATCGAAGTGATCTGCGAGGAGACGCTCCGCCCGACTCATCCGACCGGCCCGCGGGACAAACCGGCTCTCGAGGCGTTCCGCGAGATCGACAACCTCGATCCACAGCAGATCGGCGACACGCACTGCGAGGCGGTGTTCAAACCGACGCTGGAGGTCTCGGCGGCGGTCGACGCCACCTTCGAGACGAGCGTCGGCGTGATCCACGACATCGACACGACGGCGGACATCTCGATCGCCGGTGATCGCGGTCGACCGACCACCCTCTCCTCGTCGGTGGATCGTCTCGTCCGCAACAACCGAGCCCAGGCCGTGGACATGGACGCCGAGGCGTTCGAGCAGCGGTTCGACAGAGTCGACGTCGAGCACTTCGACAGGACTGAAACAGAATACAAGGACTGGGTAGTCGACGAGCTACGGGATCGATACACCAACACGGTCCACTACACGGGTGACAACAACGTCGACTACGAGAAGATCTGCGAGCCCAAACAGTCGGATATCTCGGTCCAGTCGATCGATCCGGTATACGTCCCGAAGGTGTCTATCGAAGCCCAGCTCGGGGAGTACCGCTACCCCTACGAGTGCTACGTCGCCGGCCCGTCGCACACGACGATCGAAGACGGGATCAGGGAGTGTGTGCAGTGTGAGACGAGCGATCAGGGTGAAACCTACACCTTCTGTGAGAACTGCGGGTCGATCAACTGCGAGAGCCACACCAAGACCGAGCGTGTCGAGCAGGAGCCGATCTGTACGGGCTGTGCGGTGACCGAGCGCTTCGCGCTGAAACGGAAGTACTTTTACGACGAACGGAATCGCGAGCAGTTCCGCCGCGAGTACGAACAGATGGCCGCCCACGAGAAGGCGATGGAGAACCCGCCGCTCGTGGCGGGCAGTGCTGTCGCGGTAGTGCTCGTGTTGCTGTTCGTCCTCATGCAAGTCGGGCTCGTGTAG
- a CDS encoding type II toxin-antitoxin system death-on-curing family toxin translates to MADSLWYPSVEDVLTIHDDIVSEYPDTHPGVANRGDIEFALDYIEEGSFDAAPETIHEKAFHLLRLLVANHPFVDANKRTALNTAAVFYFLNGYRFEYDDEIREILKRLGIDEATVDEKRTIEYLRSHTKELDLIGEIEDWREDLIQYGLEQLNDDLSDPND, encoded by the coding sequence ATGGCAGACTCGTTGTGGTATCCGTCAGTTGAAGACGTTCTCACCATCCACGACGACATCGTTTCGGAGTATCCCGATACTCATCCCGGCGTGGCGAACCGCGGGGACATCGAATTCGCGCTGGACTACATCGAGGAGGGGAGCTTCGATGCGGCACCGGAGACGATTCACGAGAAGGCATTTCATCTTCTTCGGCTCCTCGTTGCGAATCATCCTTTCGTCGATGCGAACAAACGTACCGCGCTCAACACTGCGGCCGTGTTCTATTTCCTCAATGGCTATCGGTTCGAGTACGACGACGAAATCAGAGAGATTCTGAAACGACTCGGTATCGACGAGGCGACCGTCGATGAGAAAAGAACTATCGAGTATCTTCGGTCTCATACAAAAGAGCTGGACCTGATAGGCGAAATCGAAGACTGGCGCGAGGACCTCATTCAGTACGGACTAGAACAGTTGAACGACGATCTGTCGGACCCGAACGATTAA
- a CDS encoding CoA-binding protein, producing MPVTDDEGLREILDSDTIAVVGCSTSPGKAAHDIPKYLLEHGYDVIPVNPFADEIFGREAYDSLADVPDEIDIVDVFRPSEEVPGIVDAVLEREDVETVWLQLDITDDESGERVEESGRTFVQDRCMKVEHQRLRG from the coding sequence ATGCCTGTCACAGACGACGAAGGACTGAGAGAGATCCTCGACAGCGACACCATCGCCGTCGTCGGCTGCTCGACCTCACCCGGGAAAGCCGCCCACGACATCCCGAAGTACCTGCTGGAGCACGGCTACGACGTCATTCCAGTCAACCCCTTCGCCGACGAGATCTTCGGCCGCGAGGCCTACGACTCACTGGCGGACGTTCCCGACGAGATCGACATCGTCGACGTGTTCCGGCCGAGCGAAGAGGTCCCCGGAATCGTCGACGCCGTACTCGAACGCGAGGACGTCGAGACGGTGTGGCTCCAGTTGGACATCACCGACGACGAATCGGGCGAGCGCGTCGAGGAGAGCGGCCGGACGTTCGTTCAGGATCGCTGCATGAAAGTCGAACACCAGCGTCTTCGCGGGTAG
- a CDS encoding DUF5798 family protein: MGLGGTAKKLQKVASLAEDSYQKMNELREQLSQLRNEVESTSKQVDGIERDLAEQRALLEALAEQQDLDVDSIIADANIEDIAADENESASDGTATAE; encoded by the coding sequence ATGGGACTCGGAGGCACTGCGAAAAAGCTCCAGAAGGTCGCCTCGCTCGCCGAAGACAGCTACCAGAAGATGAACGAGCTGCGCGAACAGCTCTCTCAGCTCCGCAACGAGGTCGAGTCGACGAGCAAGCAAGTCGACGGCATCGAGCGCGATCTGGCCGAACAGCGTGCGCTGCTGGAAGCACTGGCCGAACAACAGGACCTCGACGTCGACTCGATCATCGCCGACGCCAACATCGAGGATATCGCTGCTGACGAGAATGAGAGCGCCAGCGACGGGACCGCGACCGCCGAGTAA
- a CDS encoding DUF7548 family protein yields MERSRRIAPLVGIVACLLVLGVLAVPYALADAATVRLYYDSGMLHPLVAGLLATVSIIVFAAGRQERTDPELAAGVTLTFGLFTVFLALAWALTVRVDVAGPELAEHRWALVAVALGVPGAAAWYARSLGLL; encoded by the coding sequence ATGGAACGCTCGCGTCGGATCGCGCCGCTTGTCGGGATCGTGGCCTGTCTGCTCGTCCTCGGCGTGCTGGCAGTGCCGTACGCGCTAGCGGACGCGGCGACGGTCAGACTGTACTACGATTCGGGGATGTTGCACCCGCTCGTGGCAGGCCTGCTCGCGACAGTCTCGATCATCGTCTTCGCTGCTGGCCGCCAGGAGCGGACCGATCCCGAACTCGCGGCGGGCGTGACGCTGACGTTCGGGCTGTTCACGGTCTTTCTGGCGCTCGCGTGGGCGCTGACCGTCCGCGTCGACGTCGCGGGGCCGGAACTCGCAGAGCATCGATGGGCGCTGGTCGCCGTTGCCCTCGGGGTCCCCGGGGCTGCGGCGTGGTACGCGCGCTCGCTCGGTCTGCTTTGA
- a CDS encoding DCC1-like thiol-disulfide oxidoreductase family protein: MSEATLVYDDDCGFCTWWADYIAERSDVELVGFSELTEELLAQLPEDYEECAHLVVDDEVYSCGESIEQALGRSDLGVDFEPLFQFCRQFDEYSRFREWAYREVADRRSLWGKIISKDPPARSNSRE, from the coding sequence ATGAGCGAGGCTACGCTCGTCTACGATGACGACTGCGGGTTCTGCACGTGGTGGGCGGACTACATCGCCGAGCGATCGGACGTCGAACTGGTCGGCTTCTCGGAGCTGACCGAGGAGTTGCTCGCGCAACTGCCCGAGGACTACGAGGAGTGTGCCCATCTGGTCGTCGACGACGAGGTCTACTCCTGTGGCGAGTCGATCGAACAGGCGCTCGGCCGGTCCGATCTCGGAGTCGACTTCGAGCCGCTGTTTCAGTTCTGCCGGCAGTTCGACGAGTACTCGCGGTTCCGTGAGTGGGCCTACCGCGAGGTCGCAGACCGCCGAAGCCTCTGGGGAAAGATCATCTCGAAGGACCCGCCGGCCCGGTCGAACAGCCGGGAGTGA
- a CDS encoding DUF7836 family putative zinc-binding protein, which produces MQESWIPLQCPECNESWEATPADLPEPDESFVCDHCDAVRPTAEFTKTARGLEILRDFYES; this is translated from the coding sequence ATGCAGGAGTCGTGGATTCCACTGCAGTGTCCCGAATGTAACGAGTCGTGGGAAGCGACGCCGGCCGACCTCCCCGAACCGGACGAGTCGTTCGTCTGTGACCACTGTGACGCTGTCCGTCCGACTGCCGAATTCACCAAAACCGCACGCGGGCTAGAGATACTCCGGGACTTCTACGAGTCCTGA